Part of the Candidatus Binataceae bacterium genome, AACCATCGCTGGCTCGGTAATGCGACCGGAAAAGCGATCGCCGTATTGCCACGGGCCGTCGGTCTCGACGAGGAGATGTTGGAGCGGAACGATGCGCGCGAGATCGCGATCGCGTTCGCGATAGACGACTTCGGGCGTAATCGAAATGAAGTGGCCCGCGTCGATGATCGCACGCGTCGTCGCTTCGTCCGACTTATGCCAGTGAAAGACGGCTCGCGGCGCGCCCGCGCTCGCGATGACTCGCAAAGCCTCCGCGGCGGAATTGTGTGGCGCGTGCAGGATCAGCGGCAAGTCCAGTTCGACAGCCAACCGCCCCATCGTGTCGAGGCGCTCGCGCATCCGTGCTCGCACCGATTGGTCGTGGGCGCTATCGCCGTACCACGGAAGGCCGACCTCGCCGATCGCGCAGATGCTCGAGCGCTCTGCGCGGATCATCGCCACTGTCGCTTCGAACTCGCGATCGGTAAGTTCGTAGCGCTCAGGATGAAAGCCGAGCGCGGCATGCACGAAACCCGGAAAGCGTCGCGCGAGCTCGAGCACGGCGCGATTCGACGCGGGTGACACACCCGGCACGACAACCGCGCGCACTCCTGCTTCACGCGCGCGCTTGATCGTGCTCGATGGGTCAGCATACTGGTCAGCGTCGAGATGAATGTGAGTATCGATCATCAATCTGTAACGTGGCGCGCCGCCGCGCGCCACAATTCTACGCCCGGCGCTGCGCTCGGGCATCTCGCGTAGGCCTCCGCACCGATGAGCGAGCTTCGCCTGATGTGGCGCAACACGCGGATGGTCGTGCTGTGCGCGATCTCCGCCGCGCTCTACGCCGCGGTGTTGATTCCGTTCAAGGTCGTGCCGTTTATTCCCGGCGTCACCGAACTGCGGCCGGCGAATGCGATTCCAATCGTATGCTCGTTTCTGTTCGGGCCGGCCGCGGCGTGGGGCTCCGCGATCGGCAACATGATCGGCGACTTTTTCGGCGGCGCCTCGCCGGGTGACATCTTCGGTTTCTTTGCCAACCTCGTTTACGGATGGATTCCCTATAAAGTGTGGGAGATGCTCGCGCACGGCGAGCGCCCCGTTATCAATTCGCCGCTGACCTTTGTGAAGTACGCGATCGCATGCCTCGCGGCGAGTGTGCTCTGTGCCGATATCGTCGGATGGGCCGACAACGTGCTCGTCATCCGGCCGTTCGCCGTGCTCGGCAACGTCATCATCTTCAATAACATGGTGTCAGCGCTTGTCCTCTCGCCGTTTATTTTGGCCGCGGTGTACCCGCGCGTCAAAAAAGGCCGCATGACGTACGAGGACATGATGCCCGAGGTGAAGCGCAAGCCGCTGGCCGTGCAGCTCGCAGGTTTTGCGATGCTCGTGGTAGGCGAGGGCGGGGCGTGGGCCACGGGCAACCTGCTCTCGACGGGATTCTGGAAGCCGGGCTTCCTGCCCGTGCGATGGCTCGAAGCGCCGTACGACAAACCGGTCCTGATCATAGTCGGACCATTCCTGTTGCTCGCCTTCGCGGGCCTCTTTGTGATGTGAAAGCGCAGGCGCAAATCAAATCGAGCGAAGCGCCCGCGGGGATCAGCGTCGAAGGCGTGTCGTTCACGTATCGCGATGCGGCCCATCCCGCGTTGCGCGCAATAACGCTCGCGCTCGCGCCCGGCGAGATGATCGGCGTGATGGGTGCGTCGGGCGCGGGCAAGTCGACGCTCGCGAAATGCCTCAATCGGATCGTGCCCGAGTTCGAGGACGGCGATTTCAGCGGCGTGATCCGAATCGGCGGCGACGATCTCGCCTCGATGCGCGTATGCGAAGCGGCCCCTCGCATCGGCATGGTGTTCCAGGATTTCGAGGCGCAGCTCTTCTCGACCAACGTCGCGCACGAAGTCGCATTCGCGATGGAACAGGTTGGGATGGAACGCGCGACGATGGCGACGCGAATCGCGCCGGCGCTCACCGCAGTCGGCCTCGAAGGTTTCGATGCGCGCGATCCAACCTCGCTGTCGGGCGGTGAGAAGCAGCGCCTCGCGATCGCATCGGTGCTGGCGCTCAGTCCGAGCGTTGTCGTGCTCGACGAGCCGACTACTGATCTCGATCCTGAGGGCAAGAAGGAAGTCTTTGCGCTGATCCGCTCGCTGCGCGAGCGCGGCATGGGACTGATAGTCATCGAGCACGAATCGGAAGAACTGCGCGGCGCCGATCGGCTCGTGATACTGCGCGATGGTCAGATCGTCGCCGACGCGGCGCCGGCCGAGGTGATGACCCAGTTCGAATTGCTCGAGGATTCCGGCGTGCGACCACCGGGTTTGAATCATCTACTTAGTTTGCTCGAAATACCGATTCACGCCGAAAGCGTCGAGCATGCGCACGTAGAGATCTTAAAGAAGTTTCCCCGCTTCACGGCAATCTCAGGCGACAATCACGTTTCGGATGAATCGCCGGCCCCGCCGGAACCTCACATCAAAATTGAAAATCTCAGTTTCAACTATCCAAACGGGCCGCGCGTGCTCGATTCGATCGATCTGAGCATCGCGCCGGGCGATTTTCTCGCGATCGTCGGCCAGAACGGCTCCGGCAAGAGCACGCTCGCGAAGCATATCGTGGGACTGCTCGAACCGGTCGCGGGGCGCGTGCTGATCGGTGGCCGCGATCGGAGGGCGATGAATCCGGCCGAGACCGCGCACGAGGCCGCATACGTTTTTCAGAATCCCGACCACCAGATTTTTTCCGCCACCGTCGAAGACGAGGTCGCGTTCGGGCCGCGCAACTTCAAGCTCGCGCCCGATGAGATCGCGCGCCGATGCGACGAAGTGCTTGCCGCGGTTGGACTCCAGGATCTGCGCCAAAGCGATCCGTTCCTGCTGAGCAAGGGGGAGAGGCAGCGGCTCGCCGTCGCGAGCGTGCTCGCGTTGCGGCCGCGGCTGCTGATTCTGGACGAGCCGACCACGGGCCTCGACTGTCGCGAGCAGCGCAAGATGATGGCGCTCATCAATGACCTCAACCGCAGCGGAATCGCAATCGTGATCATTTCGCACACGCCGTGGCTCGTGGCCGAATACGCAAAACGCGTCGTGCTGATGCGCAAGGGGCGCAAGCTCTTCGACGGCGGCGTGCGCGAGTTCTTTGCCAACGATGAATTGCTCGCGGGTTCGTCGTTCCTGCCGCCCGAGGTGACGCAACTGTCGCGCCGCTTCGGCACGCTCGCGCTGAGCCCCGGCGAGCTGGCGGCCTGGATCAGGGAGCGCGCCTGATGCCGATTTATCGCTACATCGAAGGCCGCAGCGGGCTCCATCGGCTGCATCCGGCGGTGAAGGTCTTCGGCCTCTTCATCATGTTCTGGTCGGTGTACTGGGTCGATAATCCGCTCGCGCTGATGCCGCTCGGTATCCTGATGCTGATCGCGGCGCGCGTCACGGGCGCGTGGCCGAACTTCTACCGGCTGCGCTGGTTCTTTCTCATCCTCGTGATGACGACGACGATCATGTGGCTATTTTTCTATCAGCGCGGCACGCCGCTCTTTTCGATACCGCTATTTCACTTCGGGTCACATGAAATCGCACTGCGGGTTACCGGATTATCAATAGTATTCGGCATCGGACGCGGCCTGAAACTCGCGGAGTTGCTCGCTGCCTCAGTACTCTTCCTGTCAACGACAAAGGTCGAGGAGTTCACGGTCGGACTGCATAAACTGAGAGTGCCGTATCGATTCGGCTTTGCGATCTCGCTCGCATTCAGGCTCGCCGCACTATTCGGCGACTCCGCGGCGACGATCGTCGATGCGCAGCGGCTACGCGGCTACAATTTCTCGGAAGGCAACGTATTCGAGCGGATGCGCCGCTACGTCCCGGTCGCGGTGCCTGTCTTCATGGGCGCGCTGCGCAAAGCCAACAACATGGCAATGGCCCTGGAAGCCCGCGGCTTCGGCGCCAGCGCCACACCAACCACCTTCATCGACTACCCAGTCCGCAAAAGCGACCGCCTCGCCTTCGCAGGCCTGCTCCTCCTGGGCGCCTTCCAGTTCCTCCTCTACTACACAGGCCTCGGCGCCATCGGCCCGACGCATTGAATCGGCCTATTGTTAGGGCAAGTCAGCCTGTCGATCTTGTTGAGAGCTTGCGCTTAGCAGCAGCGATCTACGATTTAAAAGAAGGCCGTCCTGCCGCGGCGGTTTGACCTGGTTTTCGAGTCCGTGCCTTCGCTGCGGGAGTCGGAGTGCAGGTCGGAGTCGGGGTCGGAGACGGCTTGGTTGTTTGCTCAGCTTCGAGGGTTTGCTCCTTAAATTTGTTGAATATCGTGTCGCAGTATTTCCAGATATGCGTCCTGCTGTCCAAGTCAACTAGAGCTTGGATCTCTGACTGGGCCTGCTGATTGTTGGGGCAGTTCGGATCGACGGGTTGGCAGGGAGCGCCGATTTTAGGACCGTTATGTAAGGCACTCAGAGCAATTTGGAATCCGGCTTGGTATTCAGTTGCCGCCAAAGTCAGGCATGATTCTTCGAGGTTCTTGAATAGGTAATCGGAGGTTATTTTACCGATTTCCTGAGCCACTTGAGGACTTACTCCCGCGGCAGTGGGACAGCAGGTTGGCGTTGCTGCGGGGGTCGCGGCTTTGCTCGGGGAAGGAGATGATTTTCAAAGCATCTGCTTTTCGATGGAAAAGTGCCGCTAGTTATTTCCGAAGTGCTTCGTCCACCAGCTCCAGTGTTTTCGGGCGCATGAACAGTAGGCTTTCAACTCTGCGCAGAGCCCCAGCACTCTGTTTGAACAGTCACAGGAACAGACGGGACCTCGGTGTCGGAATCGCAGACGACGTTACACGAGGTCCGAGTGGGTAACCCGCATTGCGCTACACGATCTTGCCAACGCCAAGAGAACTAAGATTCCAACAAAAAGAGCAATCTTAGCTGGATACCCACGGCGTATTTGATTACTCGCTCCGAGCGCTCCAGTGCCGCGCCGCCAGCCGATGCCTTTGGACCAAACCCCTTTGAATATGTCCACGACTCTCCCCCTTTGAGAGTTCAGCGGATGATGACGAATTGTCGCTAGTAGCGCAAGCTATTGTTACTAAGAAATAGATAAAACAATCAGGTTGTTATAAGTGCTCGGCAAAAGGGGGGGCGGATGCCAGGTAACTCGGGATATGCGACTTAGCCTGCCGCAGAATCGGCGCGAGTAACGACGCGTGGCATTGTCCTTCCGTCATGGTGAGCGAAGTTGCAACTTGGCAGGCGAGGGGTTCCGGAGCGGCGGCTTTTTTCGACGCGCGATGGCGTGCTAATGATCTCAGACTTGCGGCGGGAGTTTTTGTTTTTGGGGAGTCTCGATGCTTTTCGTTTTTATTGGGCATGACGGGCCTGACGGCGCGACGCTTCGGCCGAAGCTGCGCGGGGCTCATCTTGATAATCTGCGGCCGCTGGTCGCGCAGGGAAAGGTCAAGATCGCGGGACCTTTCACCGATGGCAGCGGCAGTTTGATAGTCTTTGATATGGAGAGCGAGGCTGATGCGCTCGCGTTTGCGAACAGCGATCCCTACACGAAGGGCGGCGTGTTCGCGCGGATCGAGGTCAAGCCTTTCCGCCAGGTCTTTCCCGAGTAAGTAATTTTCATCGCGACGGAGCTTCGATGGCTGGAGCGTTATCCAATCTCAAAATCGTGGAACTGGGCGAACTGGTGTCGGCGCCGTATTGCAGCAAGCTGCTGGCCGACATGGGCGCCAACGTCATCAAGATCGAGCGCCCGGGCGCCGGCGATCGCGCGCGCACGCGCGGCCCATTTCCCGGCGACACGCCGCATCCTGAGAAGAGCGGGCTTTTCCTCTATCTCAACACCAACAAGAAGGGCGTCACGCTCGATGTTGCAGAGCCCGAAGGCTTTCAGCTCTTCGAGCGCCTCGTCGCAGATGCTGACGTCCTGATTCACAACGTTACACCACTCGATATGGATCGAATCGGTCTCACCTTCGAGCGGATGCACAAGCTGAATCCGAAGCTGGTGATGACCTCGATTGTGCCGTACGGGCTCACGGGGCCGTATCGGAACTATCGCGCTGAGGATATGTCGCTGTGGTGCGCGGGCGGCGTATGCGTGCTGAATGGCGGCGGCGCCGAGCATCGCGAACTGCCACCGCTGCGCACCTTCGGCAGCCAGGCAGGATTCCAGGGCGGCGTGCATGCCGCGACGGCAACGGTCGCAGCGGCCTTCGCGCAGCTTCGCGAAGGTCTCGGCCAGCACGTCGAAGTGAGCGTTCAGGAGTCGATCAGCTCGCAGCTCGAGATGACGTTCGAGTACTGGCCGTACATGGGAATGATCGCGACGCGCCTCGGCCAGAAGCCGATCCAGCCGGTCGAGACGATGGAGTGCAAGGACGGCTATATCTACCTGTGCTGCATCGAGGAGCATCAGTGGCGCAACTTCGTCGCCATCATGGGCAATCCTGAGTGGGCGGATCTGGAGATCTTCAAGGACCGCCTGCAGCGCGGCCTCAACTGGGATGCGCTTAAAGTTTTACTTGAAGAATATGTCAGCGGGCAGACGGTGCTGGAGCTCTATCGCGCGGCGCAGTCGCGGCGCGTGCCATTCGCTCCTGTCTCGACGATGGGCAGTCTGCTCAGCTCGGAGCATCTGAAGGCGCGCGGCTTCTTCGTCGAGATCGCGCAGCCTGTAGCGGGCACGCATAAGTATCCCGGCGCGCCGCTCAAGTATGGCCGCACGCCGTGGGAAATCCGGACTCCCGCGCCGACGCTCGGGCAGCATAACCAGGAAATATTCGGCAAAGGGCTCGGTCTCAATGACGCGAAGCTCGCGGAACTTAAACAAAAGGGTGTGATTTAGCGATGGCCAAGGCGCCGCTTGATGGAATCCGAATCTGCGACTTCACCTGGGTGTGGGCTGGACCGTATTGCACGCTGCAGCTCGCGCATCTGGGCGCCGAAGTCATCCGAATCGAGACCAAGAACCGCCCCTGCGTAACGCGCCAGCTTCCGCCGTGGCCGGGTGGCAAGTTCGACAGCCTCAACAAGTCGGGCTACTTCAACCAATACAACCAGGGCAAGAAATCGCTGTCGCTCAATTTCAAGCATCCCGAGGCGCAGGAAGCCGCGTGGCGCCTGATCAAGCAGAGCGACGTGGTCGTGAACAACTTCGCTGCCGGCGTGATCGAGAAGATGGGCTTCGGCTACGAGGCGGTGAAGAAGGTCCGCCCCGACATCGTGATGATCTCGCTCTCGGGCTATGGCGACACCGGTCCTTATAAAGACTACGTCGCGTATGGGCCTGCGCAGGTGCCGCTCTCGGGGCTTTCATCGCTTACGGGCTACAAGGGATGGCCGCCGATGCACGCCGGATTCAGCTACGCCGATCCTAACGCTGGAGTTCACGGCGCGTTTGCGGTGATTTCGGCGCTGTATCATCGCGCGCGCACCGGCGAGGGTCAGTACATCGACATGAGCCAGTGGGAATGCGCGATGGACCTGCTCGCCGAGGGAATCCTCGAATACACGATGAACGGGCGCGAGCCCGAGCGGAACGGCAATCGCGATCCGTTGATGGCGCCGCACGGGATCTTCAAGTGCCTCGACCTGCCGGAGAAGGTTCTCGATGTCGTGATCGATCAGTTTGTGTCGATTATCTGCGCTGACGATGCGGAGTGGGGCCGGCTTGCGCGAGCGATAGGAAAGCCCCAACTCGCGAATGATCCGCGATTCAAGACGCTCGCCGCGCGCAAGCAGAATGAGGACGAGCTCGAGGCGATTGTCACCGAGTGGACTTCGACGCGCAAAGTGATCGACGTCGTGCGCGAGTTGCAGGCCGCGAACATCGCCGCCGCCGCATGCGCCGACAACAAGTACATCGACGAGGATCCGCATCTCAACGAGCGCAATTATTTCGTCAAGCTGCCGCATCCCGAGGTCGGCTCGCAGCGGCACTGCGGAATCCCGTGGCGCTACAGCGAGTCGGAATCGAAGGTGCGCTCGGCGGCGCCGTGCCTCGGACAGCATACTGAGGAAGTCATGACCGGTTTGCTCGGCTACTCGAAGGCCGAGTACCAGGCGATGAAAGATAAGGGCGCGCTCGACTGACGGAGGCGACAATGCGCAAGCTCACGACCCTGCTCGACGGACTCGCGTTTCCAGAGGGCCCGCGATGGCATAACGGCAAGTTCTACTTCTCCGACATGCACGCGCATCAGGTGATCGCGACGGACATGCAGGGGAATCGATCGGTCGTGTGCGAGGTTCCGAATCGACCCTCGGGCCTTGGATGGCTGCCGGACGGGCGGATGCTCGTCGTCTCGATGCGCGATCGCAAGCTGATGCGCCTCGATCCCGACGGCCTCAAGGTCGCGGCTGACATGACGCCGCACGCGCCGTTCGACTGCAACGATATGGTCGTCGATTCGAAAGGGCGCGCCTACGTCGGCAACTTCGGTTTCGATCTGCACAAGGGGGAAGCGCAACACGCGACCACGCTCGTGATGGTTACGCCTGACGGCAAGCTGAGCGCGGTTGCCGACAATCTCGAATTTCCCAACGGCACAGTGATCACGCCCGATGGAAAAACGCTGATCGTAGGCGAGTCGTTCGGCCGACGGCTGACCGCATTCGATATCAACGATGACGGCACGCTGCGCAATCGTTGCGTGTACGCGGAGCTCGGAGAGAACGTGCCCGACGGAATCGGCCTCGATGCGGAAGGCGCAGTCTGGGTCGCATCGCCATTCCGTCACGAAGTCATCAGGGTGAAGCAGGGCGGCGAAGTGACCGAGCGCATCACGGTCGAGACCGACGCCTTTGCGGCGATCCTCGGCGGCCCCACCGGCCACACCCTCTTCATCGCAACCGCAGGCAGCTCGAATCCCGACGAGTGCATCGCAAACCGCAACGGCCGCATCGAGATCACAGAAGTAGAAGTCCCGCACGCGGGCCTTCCATGATCGCCTCTCTCTGAATCCCTCTCCCGTAAACTAACGGGAGAGGGATTTGAAGGGCGCCTACGCGCCGCGCGCCTCTGGCGCGCGGCGTGCTCTCGTGGCGTAATCAGTAGCGATGGGCTTCAACGGTAATGCCGAAATCTTCCGCGCGCGGCGCAGGCGCTTCATGGAAGCGATCGCGCCGGGCGCCACCGCAATCATGACCAGCGCGCCGGTTGCGACGCGATCCGGCGACGTCGAATTCATCTACCGGCAGGACAGCGATTTCTACTATCTGACGGGCTTCGGCGAGCCGGAATCGGTCGCAGTGCTGTCGCCGGGCCATCCCGATGGCGAATTCGTGCTGTTCCTGCGGCCGCGCGACAAGGAGCGCGAGACCTGGACCGGGCGCCGGGCGGGAGTCGAGGGCGCTATGATCGAATACGGGGCCGACAAGGCTTACGTAATCGATGAGCTCGAAAAGATCCTTCCGCGTTATCTCGAGAAGAGCGAACGCCTGCATTATCCGCTGGGCCTCAACGAAAAGATGGACGAGCGCGTGATGAAGCTCGTCAGATGGGCGCAGGCGATGCGCCCGCGAATCGGCACCGGCCCGGCCGTCATTTGCGAGCCGCGTGAGATCACGCACGAGGCACGGCTGCACAAGGAGCCCGGCGAGCTCGACTTGATGCGACGCTCGATGAAGATCTCCGGCGAGGCCCATCGGCGTGCGATGCTGAAAGCGCGTGGCGGCATGATGGAATGGCAGATCGAGGCCGAAGTTGACTACGCGTTTCGCTCGCAGGGCGCGACGGGCCCGAGCTATCCGTCGATTATCGCGTCGGGACCGAACGCCGCGATCCTGCATTACATCCACAACGATCGCGAGATGCGCACCGGCGAGTTGCTGCTGATCGACGCCGGCTCCGAGTATGACTATTACGCGGCAGACGTGACGCGCACCTTTCCGATCGGCGCGAAGTTCACGGAGCTGCAGAAAGATTTCTACGAAATCGTGCTCGACGCGCAGCTCAAGGCGATCGAAGCGATCAAACCTGGCGTGCGTTTCGACGATCCGCACGAAGTGGCGCTGAAGATCCTCGTCGATGGCATGCGCCATCTGGGACTGCTGCACGGCAGCACCGAAGAGATCATCAAGAGCGGCGACTATCGCCGTTTCTACATGCATCGCACGAGTCACTGGCTCGGCATGGATGTGCACGACGTCGGCCTCTACCGGCGCGAAGGCGAGTCCCGAATCCTCGAGCCCGGGATGGTGCTGACGGTCGAGCCGGGCCTCTACGTATCGCCCGACGACGACACGGTGCCAGAGAAGTATCGCGGCATCGGCATCCGCATCGAAGACGACGTGCTCGTGACCGAAACCGGCCACGAAGTAATGACCGCCGGCATCCCCAAAACAGTCGCCGAAATAGAATCCCTCACGACGGCGTGATGGAATCGAACTAAACTGGCGAATTTCATGAATGGTATAAAGTCGCGGCTGTCGAATCGCGGCCAAGTCACAGTTCCGAAGAAATTGAGAGATAGGCTGGAACTGAGGCCGGGTGCGATTCTGGAATTCAGCGAAAAGAACGAAGGCCTGATCGCATCGAAGAGTGGCGCGTTCGACGCGACAACTGAACTGGTAGGTTGCGTCAATCGACACCGACGCGACGATGAAACAGCTTACGGCTCGAGTGATTCCTGGGCGCAGACTTCGGGCTTAGACCCCTCGTCCTGACCCGGCCTATGTGCGAGCTCTTAGGGCGCTTAACCTCCCCCTCGCGCTCTCCTGGGATAAGGAGAGCTGACAGAAAGACGGCCTTCTGAACCCCTGGCGAATGGATTTGGGATTCTCCGTCTTAATCCCGTACAAGCAGTTGGCGGCAAGCGAATCTCACCAAAAGTGGTAGAGCGGTTCCTTGCAGATTTTGCGATCGTAGCCGCAGTTCTGGGCGCAGAGACCGGCCTGGTTGTGGCAGTAGAAAATATCGTTGCCGTGCAGCTGACAGACCTGGTAGATGCGATGACATTCTGTAGAGCACTCGGCCAGTTGTGTTTCGCAGGTCGAGCCGCATCCTGATGCGGCGATCGCGCTAATCGCGATTGCCATCGCGCTGACGCACAATCGCGACCGGATCACTTTACAGTTCGAGTGCGCTCGCGTTGCCGACGATGCTCTTGGTGCCGTCGGACTTCTCGCACCATACTTCGACTTCGGCCCGGGTGCGGCGGCCCTCGGCATGCCGCTCGACGATGAGGCCCTTGGGCCCTGTCACGTCGTTGCCCCAGACCACGTTGACGAGCCGCAGGTCCATTTTTCCGCCGGCGAGGAAGCCTAGACCGAAACGCTTCGTCATCATCCCGGCGATCATGCAGACGGAGAGCATCCCCTGCACGACGATTTCGGGAAAGCCCAGTTCGACTGCCTTTTGCTTATCGTTGTGGTAGTTGCGCGCGGGACCTGAGAACGCCATGCACATTTCTTCGGTGATACGGCGCATCGGAGCTTCGATCGGCTCGCCGCCGCGCTCGCCGATTTTGAAGGAGCGCTTGGCGTCCTTTTCACGAGCCCGATCGATAACGAAGCCTTCGCGCGGCTTGGTTTCAAGCAAAAAACTCTGATGCGTTCGACTGCGTGAGACGATCTGCCCGGAGGCGTTACCGACCAGCACTTCGTTCACAACGTATTCGCGGTCGCGCTTGACGTAGCGATCGACGATTACGGCGCGGGTCGTCAGCTGCTCGCCGATTTTCACCGGCGAAAAGAGATCCCATTCCTGGCGTGCGTGCAGGTTGCCGTAGATGCTGAGGTACCATTCGAGCGTGCGATACACCGCGGAATGGAGTATCAGCGCGGGCGCGATCGGTCCGTCCAGCGGAGACCTCTCGCGATACCATGCGTTGTCGTCGCCTGTCCCCGCGATATATGTCGCGACCAGCTCGGGCGTGATGTCGTAAGTCTGGCCGCCGTAGTCGCGACCGACGAACACTTCGCTGGGATCGTAGATTTCCTGGCCCATCGCGCGCACCTCAGCTTTTTATCTTGGCCTTCAGGCGATCGTTGAACTTGGCCGCATCGACGACGGCGCGCCGATGCACGCCTTTGCCGATCTGCTCGATCTCGTCGAAAGCGCGTACGGTGAATTCGAGTCGCCGGCCTTCGATCTTGGTGAGCTCCGCCTCGGCACGCACCTGATGCCCCGGCGGCGTCGCGGCCAGATGCTGGATGTCGATGCCCATCCCGACCGAGCTCTCGCCCGGTTCGAGGTAGGTGGATACGGCGTCGATCGCGGCCAGCTCCATCATCCCGATCATCGTGGGTGTGGAAAGGACCGACGCCAGCGAAGGATCGAGCTGACTTGCGAGATCGGTTTGTGCGGCGGTCTTTGCAAAGGTGCCGATGACTCCGACAGGTATTGCTCTCATGTAAGTTCCCTGAAGAAGATTCTCGCGCATCGCGCGCGAAAAACAACCTATTTGAACTCAGGCCTCTGCAGACCCATCGCGTCGAGCTTTTTGATCGCCCAGACGACGCGATCGTTGCCCCAGAATGGTTCGCCTTCGACTAGTAGCGTTGGTACGCCGAAGATTTGATCGCGTTCGCCTTCTGCGAGAGCGGCTTTGAGATCTTCGGGGCCTTGATGCTCTGAGTAGCGATTGAATGCGTCCGCATCGAGGCCGACCTCTTTCATCACTGCATTCAAAGCGGTTCGATCCTCGATGTTCAGTTCGCGTTTGAAGAAGCGCTCGAACACGCGATCGGAGTAGGGGCGGAAGAGATCATGATGATCGGCGAACATCCCGCCCATCAGCGCGAGGCGGGAATCGAACAGGCGCTGCGGGCCGCGGATCGTGATGCCGCGCTCGTTCGCGAAGCGCCGCACGTCGCGATAGAGGTAGCGGACCTTCCGCCAGTCGCGCTCGGTCCGCTGCTCGAGCATCCCGCCGTAAGCATTGAAGTCGAACACGTGGGGCAGGTAGCGCAGCTTCACGCGATGCGTCCGCATCAGGTCGTATGCGGGTTCCATCGCAAGGAACGTGAACGGACTCTTGTAGTCGAAGTAGAGCTTGATGGTGAGCAAATCGTCGGCCATGAGAACTCCGTTGCGATCGATCTAGCATCGCATGCGGAGTCGCGCGAGCGATCACTTGCTGGCGTAATGGGCGAGGTAATCGAGGATCGCGCTGCGCTCGTCGTTGGTCAGCGGCGGCAGACCCGCCTGCCTCATCTTGTCTTCCATCATCGGGACTTGAATGCGCCACATGTCCGCCGTCATCGTGTGCGGATTGTACGCCGCATGACACTGGCCGCAGCGGTCAGCGTAAAGCATCGCTTGGGGACTGTATGCGTTGGGCAGCGGCTTCTTGGTGCATCCAGCAAGCGCGATCGCGAATGTCATCCAAATTGCAATCACGGCGAGACGATCGGTGATCGTCGGCTCAGCCCGGAAATCGCGCATCAGGAATTCGCGCCGCAATCTGCGTGCGAAGCTGCGCCAGCAGCTCGCGTTCGTCGTCCTTGGTAAGAGAAATTTTTCGCTCG contains:
- a CDS encoding QueT transporter family protein, whose protein sequence is MSELRLMWRNTRMVVLCAISAALYAAVLIPFKVVPFIPGVTELRPANAIPIVCSFLFGPAAAWGSAIGNMIGDFFGGASPGDIFGFFANLVYGWIPYKVWEMLAHGERPVINSPLTFVKYAIACLAASVLCADIVGWADNVLVIRPFAVLGNVIIFNNMVSALVLSPFILAAVYPRVKKGRMTYEDMMPEVKRKPLAVQLAGFAMLVVGEGGAWATGNLLSTGFWKPGFLPVRWLEAPYDKPVLIIVGPFLLLAFAGLFVM
- a CDS encoding TatD family hydrolase, yielding MPERSAGRRIVARGGAPRYRLMIDTHIHLDADQYADPSSTIKRAREAGVRAVVVPGVSPASNRAVLELARRFPGFVHAALGFHPERYELTDREFEATVAMIRAERSSICAIGEVGLPWYGDSAHDQSVRARMRERLDTMGRLAVELDLPLILHAPHNSAAEALRVIASAGAPRAVFHWHKSDEATTRAIIDAGHFISITPEVVYRERDRDLARIVPLQHLLVETDGPWQYGDRFSGRITEPAMVADAIAAIAAIKAETFATVREIATENAARLFRLKFP
- a CDS encoding CoA transferase translates to MAKAPLDGIRICDFTWVWAGPYCTLQLAHLGAEVIRIETKNRPCVTRQLPPWPGGKFDSLNKSGYFNQYNQGKKSLSLNFKHPEAQEAAWRLIKQSDVVVNNFAAGVIEKMGFGYEAVKKVRPDIVMISLSGYGDTGPYKDYVAYGPAQVPLSGLSSLTGYKGWPPMHAGFSYADPNAGVHGAFAVISALYHRARTGEGQYIDMSQWECAMDLLAEGILEYTMNGREPERNGNRDPLMAPHGIFKCLDLPEKVLDVVIDQFVSIICADDAEWGRLARAIGKPQLANDPRFKTLAARKQNEDELEAIVTEWTSTRKVIDVVRELQAANIAAAACADNKYIDEDPHLNERNYFVKLPHPEVGSQRHCGIPWRYSESESKVRSAAPCLGQHTEEVMTGLLGYSKAEYQAMKDKGALD
- a CDS encoding energy-coupling factor transporter ATPase, with protein sequence MKAQAQIKSSEAPAGISVEGVSFTYRDAAHPALRAITLALAPGEMIGVMGASGAGKSTLAKCLNRIVPEFEDGDFSGVIRIGGDDLASMRVCEAAPRIGMVFQDFEAQLFSTNVAHEVAFAMEQVGMERATMATRIAPALTAVGLEGFDARDPTSLSGGEKQRLAIASVLALSPSVVVLDEPTTDLDPEGKKEVFALIRSLRERGMGLIVIEHESEELRGADRLVILRDGQIVADAAPAEVMTQFELLEDSGVRPPGLNHLLSLLEIPIHAESVEHAHVEILKKFPRFTAISGDNHVSDESPAPPEPHIKIENLSFNYPNGPRVLDSIDLSIAPGDFLAIVGQNGSGKSTLAKHIVGLLEPVAGRVLIGGRDRRAMNPAETAHEAAYVFQNPDHQIFSATVEDEVAFGPRNFKLAPDEIARRCDEVLAAVGLQDLRQSDPFLLSKGERQRLAVASVLALRPRLLILDEPTTGLDCREQRKMMALINDLNRSGIAIVIISHTPWLVAEYAKRVVLMRKGRKLFDGGVREFFANDELLAGSSFLPPEVTQLSRRFGTLALSPGELAAWIRERA
- a CDS encoding CoA transferase, which gives rise to MAGALSNLKIVELGELVSAPYCSKLLADMGANVIKIERPGAGDRARTRGPFPGDTPHPEKSGLFLYLNTNKKGVTLDVAEPEGFQLFERLVADADVLIHNVTPLDMDRIGLTFERMHKLNPKLVMTSIVPYGLTGPYRNYRAEDMSLWCAGGVCVLNGGGAEHRELPPLRTFGSQAGFQGGVHAATATVAAAFAQLREGLGQHVEVSVQESISSQLEMTFEYWPYMGMIATRLGQKPIQPVETMECKDGYIYLCCIEEHQWRNFVAIMGNPEWADLEIFKDRLQRGLNWDALKVLLEEYVSGQTVLELYRAAQSRRVPFAPVSTMGSLLSSEHLKARGFFVEIAQPVAGTHKYPGAPLKYGRTPWEIRTPAPTLGQHNQEIFGKGLGLNDAKLAELKQKGVI
- a CDS encoding YciI family protein — protein: MLFVFIGHDGPDGATLRPKLRGAHLDNLRPLVAQGKVKIAGPFTDGSGSLIVFDMESEADALAFANSDPYTKGGVFARIEVKPFRQVFPE
- a CDS encoding energy-coupling factor transporter transmembrane component T, with product MPIYRYIEGRSGLHRLHPAVKVFGLFIMFWSVYWVDNPLALMPLGILMLIAARVTGAWPNFYRLRWFFLILVMTTTIMWLFFYQRGTPLFSIPLFHFGSHEIALRVTGLSIVFGIGRGLKLAELLAASVLFLSTTKVEEFTVGLHKLRVPYRFGFAISLAFRLAALFGDSAATIVDAQRLRGYNFSEGNVFERMRRYVPVAVPVFMGALRKANNMAMALEARGFGASATPTTFIDYPVRKSDRLAFAGLLLLGAFQFLLYYTGLGAIGPTH